The Gloeomargarita lithophora Alchichica-D10 genomic sequence TGATATTAAATAATGGCGTGCGTAACTCATGGGAAACATTACTAATGAAATGGCTTTTTGCTTCATTTAATTCCATCTCTCGCGTCACATCTTGGACGGTGATAGCGATTCCTTGGAGTTGATTACGCAGATGATCAAAAACAGTGGTTAATAATATCTTGACCGTGCATTTGTAAGGAGATTGGATATGGATGCAAAACTCTTCTGGTTCCCCATTGGCTTCTCCGTGCTGCGTCAAATCAACTAAAGGTTGCGCCAGGGTTTCTGCTACGGGTTTAGGTAAGGCGATAAAGGCTTCCTGTCCCAGTACATCCTGTCCTGACCAACCAAAAATTTTCTCGGCAATGGGATTGATCAAAACAATTTTCAATTCGCAATCCAACAGAATTGCTCCGTCAGCAATCGTGGACATGAGGGTATCGAGTTTGGCTTTTTGGGTGGTCAACTCTTCAATATTTTGCTCTTCGTAATGAGCCAGCCGTTCCGCCATTTCATTGAAACTGACGATTAATTCCCCCAGTTCTCCTCCAAAAGGCAAATCAATCCGTTGACGAAAATCTCCAGAGGTGATGTTTTTTACCCCTACTAACAATTCTCGAATCGGGCGGGTAATGGTTACCGCATTGAATAAACCTCCTAAAATAACCAAAATCCAAATCGAAATAAACACCGCTAGCGTGATATTGCGAGTTAGTAAAGATGCACTTAAAACCGTGGGGTTTGGATTGATACCCAAGGCTAAAATTCCCAGATATTTTTCGTTTTGAAGCAGGGGTACAAACACGTCGGCAATCAAACCATCTGGGGTTAAGTGTTGCCGGACAAAAGGTTGATCTGGTGCAGCTAATTCCGGGAGTTGGATGCGCCGCCGCAGGGTGAGAGAATTTTGCACTTCCACAGCAGAAAAGGGAATCCCAAAATAAATTTCCCCCTGGGTATCAGCGTACAAAAGATAACGAATACTGGCGGTGCTATTGTAAAATTTCTCCGATAAACGAGCTAATTCCGTACGATTGTTCTGAGCCACAAGAGGAGCTACATTGGCCGCTAGTAATAACCCCAAATCTCGCCCAAAGCGGGTATCATTCATGCGGGCATCCTGTTGGATACTATTCACCGCCCAAAAGGTGAGCAAACTCATCAGTAGGGAGACCACCAGGGTTGCCGCCGCCATCAACCGGGTTTGCAGGGTGAAGTCTGACCACCAACGGACAATCAGAGTCGTAAATTGCTGTAACAATGACGTAGTAATAAGGGAGTATTTTTACATAATACGTTACAAAACCCGATCCTAGTCAGGAGTTTACCGGTTCCGAAATGGGGAACCCTTTGCCATAATGGGTTTTAGCGTTGTAGGGATCGTCATGCTCTCGCCCCAAATCTTGACCCAATTGATTCAAACTCAGTTAGCCGATGCCCGGGTGGAACTCCAGGATTTGACCGGTGGGGGGGATCATTGGCAAGCGGTGATTGTGTCTCCAGCTTTTACTGGCAAAAGCCGGGTACAACGGCATCAGTTGGTTTATCAAGCCCTGCAAGGGGTATTAAAAACCAATGAACTCCATGCCCTGACCATGAAAACCTTAACGCCGGAGGAATGGGGGCAAGAAGTCCCCGAAACCCGTTAATTTCTCACCTCTTGATTACCCCAATAGCAACACTCTAAAAACATCCTTTTGCCAACTGAAATAGGGTCGGGTTGGAGTTATAATCAGCATCATTATCAGGGTCTAAGGGGGTCAAGGTGATGGTGGGACATCAGGGTTTATGGAAGTTGCCGTCTTTGCTGGGGTTATTGTTAATGGTCAGCGGCGTAGGAGTTGCCCAGGCGCAACCCAACCCCTTTTTAGCCAGCGTGCGGCAACAACTGCGGGAGGCGGGGCGGGCGGCGGAACAGGAAGGGTATCGCTTGTCCCATGACCCCTTTACGGGCAAATTGCGCCCTAAGGAAGCCGAATTTATCACGATTACTTTGAAGGCCAATGTGAGTTATCTTTTGGTGGCGGTGTGTGACCAGGATTGTCGGGACATGGATTTGCGTTTGTTTGATGAAAACCGCAATCTGATCAGCGAAGATATGAGTCCTGACGCTGTTCCTGTGGTGTCCGTCACCCCCAAGCGCACGGCCACCTTTCGGGTGCAGGCGATCATGAGCCGCTGTGCCGCCCGGGACTGTCTCTACGGAGTGGGGGCTTTTGCCCGCTAACCGGGGGCTAAGCCGTCCCCTGGCCGCCCTATTGCGCTGGTGGATGCAAACCCAGGTGACCCAAGCCCAGGGGGTGCAAGTCTCGTTACGGGGGGCATCCCAGGCGTGGTGGTCGGGATGTTTGCCCCATATTCAAGTTTGTGCTGAGAACATAATTTACCAGGAAATTCATCTGCATCGGGTGGCTTTAACGGCTGAAAATATCCGGTTTCATTTGCCATTTTTGCAGAAAAAAGGCGAGCCATTTTTAGAACCGATTACCGTGCAAATTCAAGCCACCATCACCGCAGAAAATGTAAATCATTCCCTGCCCTATTTACAAGAAACTTTGCGCCCCTACCTCCAGCAATTACATCCAGAAGCTACGGCAATTCAAGGATTAAACATTCACTCGCAAGGGATTAACTGGTTAATGGACAACGGGGAACAATATACCACCCAAGTTAAGTTAGTTTCCCCGAATGAATTAACCTTAATTGCCGATGCTCATCCCCATCAACAAGTCAGTATCAATCTGGGTACGGATGTGCAAATTCAGGAGTTAATGCTACAATCGGGTGCGGTACATTTAACCGGGGATTTAATCATCCGACCAGCGGCACCAACAGAGTAATGAAATAGTAGGCCAAGGGAGCGGTAAATACATAGCTATCCGCCCGGTCTAAAATCCCCCCATGCCCCGGAATTAAATGCCCAGAATCCTTGACCCCCGCATCCCGTTTCATCATGGATTCGGTCAAATCCCCCAATAAACTGGCAATTCCGGTCATCAAGCCCAAACCTATGCCTAACCAAAATGGCCAGTTTAATTGTATAGCTCCCACTGCCCCTACCACCATACTGGCGAGTACCCCAAATACGGCTCCTTCCACGGTTTTTTTGGGACTAATTTCCGATAACTTGGTTTTGCCAAAAGCCCGTCCGAAAAAATAAGCCCCAATATCCGCCGCCCAAATACAACTAAAGGTTAATAACGTCACTTTTAATCCCAGCGGCCACGCCCCCCCCTGCGGCCAAAATCCCAGCAGGGGTAAATTGCTAAAATCCGCTTGTTCTAACCCCCGCAAACGCACCCAAAAACTAGGCAAATATCCCCCGTAAAATAATCCTAAAATTGACGTAGCAATATCCGCAATGGTGGCGAGTTTTGGCTGAAATAAAAGATAAAAACAAATCCAACTGCCGCCCATCGCCAAAACCGGGTCAGCCAATGCGGGGGCAACCGTAGCCACCACCACGAGAATTTGACTCACAACCAAAGTTGTTTTGGTGGCGGGTAAAATGCCTTTGATCCGTGCCAATTCAAAGTATTCCCGTTGACCGAGAAAGACCATGGCGGCTACCCCCGCCGTGAACACCCAACCCCCTAAAGTGACCCAACCGAATGCCAGCAGTAGAGCCACCGCACCGCTTACAATCCGAATCCAGGGCATAGCCACCAATTACGTCACCCTGACTAATCTAGGCGATCTAACGTAAGTACGACAAACCCTAAGCCACCTTAAACTGCGCCACGTTTTCCTGGAGTTCAGCCGCCACCCCCAGCAGATGGGTAAAGGAGTCCGCCACCCCCACGGATTGCTGGGAGGTTTGGTTGGCAATCCCCGCCACGTCCTGCATGGTGCGGCTGACCACCGCCGAGGTCTGGGACTGGGCTTGGGCGGCCTGGGCAATTTCCCCCACCAGGGTGCTGATCTGGCTGGTGACCGTGGCAATTTGGCTCAACCGCTGACGGGCTTCGGCCACCAGATGGGTTCCCACCACCACCTGCTCCGTGCCCGCCTCCATCGCCGCCACCACCTCGTTGGTTTCCGCTTGGATTTCTTCTACTAACTGTTCAATTTCCCCCGTCGCACTGGCGGACTGTTGCGCCAAGGAACGCACCTCCTCCGCCACCACCGCAAACCCCCGCCCCTCTTCCCCCGCCCGGGCGGCTTCAATGGCCGCATTCAAGGCCAGCAAATTGGTTTGGGCGGCAAAATTGCTGATCAAATTCACCACCCGCGAGATTTTTTGGGAGGCTTCCCCCAGGCGTTTCACCTTTTTGGCCGTGGCCGCCACCGTGTCCCGAATGGCGGAAATCCCCGCCACCGTGCGGTTCATGGCCTCATCCCCCTCCTGGACGGTTTGGTTGGCCTGCTGGACTTGCAGTTCGGCACCGTGGGCATTGGCCGCCACCTGCTGAATGGACTGCACCATCTGCTGAATTTGATCCAGCGCCGCCCCGATCGCCTGCGCCTGCCGTGCCGCCTCCGAAGATAGGGCATTCACCGGTGGGGCACTCCGTTGTGCCGTGTCCGCCACCGCCTGCGCCGCCGTTTGCACCTGTTGCACGATCTGTTGCAAACTCTCCACAATGGCGTTGAAAAAGTCCGCCACCGTGCCCATCTCCCCGGAAGTCACCCGGGCGCGCACGGTCAAATCCCCCTTGAATGCCCCCTCGATGTCCCCCAAAAACTGCGCCAACTGGCCTTGGATGGCCTCCCGCTGGTGCTTTTGTTCTTCAGAAACCGCCTCTGCTTTTTGCCGGGACTGCTCCACCTGCTCCAGCAAAATCGCCTGATCCAGGGCAAACCCCACCTGGGCGGCCACCTGGCGCAGGAAATTAATCTCCGTCTCCTGCCAGGTGCGGGGGCCACTACACTGGTGGGCGATCAGCAACCCCAACAATTTGCCCTCGCCAAGGATGGGGG encodes the following:
- the nblS gene encoding two-component system sensor histidine kinase NblS; translation: MLQQFTTLIVRWWSDFTLQTRLMAAATLVVSLLMSLLTFWAVNSIQQDARMNDTRFGRDLGLLLAANVAPLVAQNNRTELARLSEKFYNSTASIRYLLYADTQGEIYFGIPFSAVEVQNSLTLRRRIQLPELAAPDQPFVRQHLTPDGLIADVFVPLLQNEKYLGILALGINPNPTVLSASLLTRNITLAVFISIWILVILGGLFNAVTITRPIRELLVGVKNITSGDFRQRIDLPFGGELGELIVSFNEMAERLAHYEEQNIEELTTQKAKLDTLMSTIADGAILLDCELKIVLINPIAEKIFGWSGQDVLGQEAFIALPKPVAETLAQPLVDLTQHGEANGEPEEFCIHIQSPYKCTVKILLTTVFDHLRNQLQGIAITVQDVTREMELNEAKSHFISNVSHELRTPLFNIKSFIETLYEYGHSLSEEQKRDFLETANKETDRLTRLVNDVLDISRLESGKPYPLTPTALSAVVEQTLRAHRLTAKDKEIYLSAVMEPDLPDVIGHYDLLLQVLANLVGNALKFTPAGGHVILWAYPWAGRVRVEVSDTGIGIPSEHQDAIFGRFFRVENRVHTLEGTGLGLSIVQNILQKHHTDIQLLSEVGIGSSFWFDLDQA
- a CDS encoding BolA family protein, translated to MTQLIQTQLADARVELQDLTGGGDHWQAVIVSPAFTGKSRVQRHQLVYQALQGVLKTNELHALTMKTLTPEEWGQEVPETR
- a CDS encoding LmeA family phospholipid-binding protein — encoded protein: MPANRGLSRPLAALLRWWMQTQVTQAQGVQVSLRGASQAWWSGCLPHIQVCAENIIYQEIHLHRVALTAENIRFHLPFLQKKGEPFLEPITVQIQATITAENVNHSLPYLQETLRPYLQQLHPEATAIQGLNIHSQGINWLMDNGEQYTTQVKLVSPNELTLIADAHPHQQVSINLGTDVQIQELMLQSGAVHLTGDLIIRPAAPTE
- a CDS encoding phosphatidate cytidylyltransferase, which gives rise to MPWIRIVSGAVALLLAFGWVTLGGWVFTAGVAAMVFLGQREYFELARIKGILPATKTTLVVSQILVVVATVAPALADPVLAMGGSWICFYLLFQPKLATIADIATSILGLFYGGYLPSFWVRLRGLEQADFSNLPLLGFWPQGGAWPLGLKVTLLTFSCIWAADIGAYFFGRAFGKTKLSEISPKKTVEGAVFGVLASMVVGAVGAIQLNWPFWLGIGLGLMTGIASLLGDLTESMMKRDAGVKDSGHLIPGHGGILDRADSYVFTAPLAYYFITLLVPLVG